DNA sequence from the Abyssisolibacter fermentans genome:
AATTGATCATATCGGACACTATGAAAATATTAATGAAAGTTATAATAAATTATTAAACTATATAAATAAAAGTGGAATGAGTATTGGAAACGAAGCTATAGAGATTTTAGTAATAACTTCAAACATAACGGTTAGACATGAAGAGTGGAGAACACAAATTCAAATACCAATTAAAATAAAGAATAGAGAGTAAAACTCTATTCTTTATTTTTGACTGGGAAATCTTCACCCTTAATCCACGTAAAACCATAAGCTAATAAAGTATCAACAAAATCTTTATTTCCAACACATGACCAGTTAGCTTTATAATGAAGTCCAAAATATCTTTGAGCCATATTTATATAACCAGTTGTTTCAATATTATTTAATATTTCATCAGATTATAAAATCGTTCCCCTCACTAAAAACTTTTGAGCTAAATTAATATTATTTATCCATATGCATTATGTTTTAGTTTTGCAACTAACTACTTATAATTGTTTAATTAAAGTATAAGCTTTAGAGTGGGTCTAGAGTCAATAAAGGATGCCGTGTTATTGAATTTCCTATTCTTCTCTAATATGAAACTTTTTCATTCCTAGGAGTAGTAATTCACAAGAAATCATAGATTTTAGTTCACTGCTCATAATTTTCTTTGAATAATCTGGTGTTATAGATATAATTGATGGAACAAAAAACAAGGGAACAAATTAACTGTTTATATTGCTATAAAATAGCAAACGAATAAACCGTCCCCTCGTTTGTGTAACTGCCCCTATATTATTTAAAATATGGGGCAATTAATAAGTAATGATACTAATATGAAATACCATTTCTGTTATCTCTGAAATCTAAACTCCCATTACAATAACTAGAGCATTCGCAATTAGCAAAAATATTCAAAGAACCTTGTAAATTTAAATTCTTTTTAAGTTTTTTCATACTAACCCTCCTTTCTTTATAAAATAATTCCATATATTAGATAATCTTACATGAAAATATGTTCCCATATATAAAAAATTATAATCCTAAATTAAACATGATTAGTGTAAAAATTACATGAAATAAAAGGTGTATGATATATATAGAAGTATTACTGAATTAGAAATGTTCAAAATAAAGTAATATTAAGAGTTCATAAGATAAAATTAATGGTATTTATAAGATTTAGTTTGTTGATACCATTAATTTTAAGTTATTCATAACTATTATACAGAGATTTAAAAGCTAGATAACATTTACATGCTTAGTTTTTAAGTATTTTTTGTCAATGAGAGAATAGATTGAGCAGAAGAAAGTAGGAGGTATAAATTGAAGAAAGAAAAGAGTAATTTAGTAAATATATATCAATTCAAATGGAGAACGATATTTAAAGAACTATTTGGCACTTAAACGTAGTATGTCAAGTCGTGAAATTAATGATTTATATATTTTACAAGATGGCTATTATGGGGTAATGATCATATAGGACACTATAAAAATATTAATGAAAGTTATAATAAATTACTTAACTATATAAATAAAAGCGGAATGAGTATTGGAAACGAAGCTATAGAAATTTTATTAATAACTTCAAACATTATCGTTAAACATGAAGAGTGGAGAACACAAATTCAAATACCAGTTAAAATAAAGAATAGAGATTAGGACTCTATTCTTTATTTTTGACTGGGAAATCTTCACCCTTAATCCACGTAAAACCATAAGCTAATAAAGTGTCAACAAAATCTTTATTTCCAACACATGACCAGTTAGCTTTATAATGAAGTCCAAAATATCTTTGAGCCATATTTATATAACCAGTTGTTTCAATATTATTTAACAGTTCATCAGCATATTTTTTTCCACCAATATCAGAAGCGACTTCATGGATTTGAGACAAATTAGATTGATTTAATGGGAATTTTTTATAATTATATTTTTCATCATGTAATTCTTTAAGTGTATCAATATCTAAATCCTTATAAGTTTCTTCATGAACTATGGCTTGAATGCCAAGTTTATTAGCAGGAGCAGGGTATTCTATAGGGTACCCTAAACTTACTAGTACAACTGGAAATACTCCTTCAGGAAGATTGAAAATAGATTTTAATTCCTTGAAGCAGCTTTCAACTGTACCTATATATACTGAACCTAATCCAACTGCATCAGCAGCTGTACATATATTTTGAGCACATATGACTGTATCTTGAAGGGCAATCCAAAAATGCCTGTAACTTTTTGTAGCCACAAAAGGAGCATTGCAAGCTTTTGCCCAGCGCCCAATTCTTCTCCAATCAATACAGAAAAGTAAATTTACTGGAGCATTTGCAACTAAATTTTGCATATCACAGTCATTGACTAAACGTTTTTTTGTTTCATCTTCCACTATTTTAATAATAGCATAAGGTTGCAAGTTTCCACCAGTAGCTGCATGTAATCCAGCGTTAATAATTTCATTTAATACATTCTCTGGTATTTCTTTGTTTTGAAAAGCTCTACAACTAGCACGTTCATAGAGCAATTTCATAGTTTCATTCGAATAGTTTTTATTCATCTAATCTCCCCCTAAAAATTTTTATTACTTAATTAAAGTATAAACTCTAGAGTAGGTCTAGAGTCAATAAAGATATGGAAATTTATTTAAAAAATATACGACAGTTTTTTCATTGGCAAGTTGCTACTTCTAGCTTATTGAACCAAAAAGGTAACATCTTAATTGATTATAATGGTATCTAATGACAAACACTAAGCCGTTTACTTGTTTTTTTAATCAAAAACAAAAATATCTTCAATTGGTGCTTTTACTATCCTTGATATATCAATTGCTAGTTTAAGGGAGGGATTATATTTTGCTGCTTCTAGTCGTATAATTGTTTCTCGCCTTACATTTACTTTGTTTGCTAATTCCTCTTGCGTCATTTCAGCAAGGTGACGGTATTTTTTTAAATAACATTTAAATTCAGCCATAGTACACCTACATTTTCTCAAATCTATAAAATGTAATTGCATAGGATAAAATCAATGAGGCAAAACATAAAGCACTGACGACAGTTAAAATTTCTTTGGTGACAAAATTTAATGGAGCAATTAGAAACAGAATTATAAATTCAAAAATAGCAATATTTAAAGTAAACGCTTTTGCATTTTTCGAATTCTCAATATAACGTTCATCAGTCATTTCATTGCCAATTTTATTTATCCAAAAATATGAGAAAAACCCAAAGAACGCAAATTGACTTAAAGTAGCAATGTTATGATTATTGAAATACTGAAAGCCCCCAAAACCTAAAAACCCTAAGAAACCCATAAATTTATAATGATTTTTTTTCATCTTTAAACCTCCGTAGTGATTTATATATCACATTATGTGACAATTATATCACTATCTTTTTATATAATCAAGAAATAAAGGTTTGATTGGTGAATAAAATTTCGAACATATACTGCTTATATACTAATTATTATAACTAAATAATACTATAAAAAAACAGGAGCATTATATAATGTTCCTATAAACCTTCGTTATGTCTATAAATATTAATAATTGTAGTTTATTTTGTTTTCTGTGTCTATTTTGCTACCTTAAAATTGATGATGATTAAAAATTATATGAGTATATAGAGTCTAAGATAATTCAAAAAAAATATTTACGTGATGCTGTAATTGGTGAAATCAAAGCTAATAAACTGCAATTTAAAACATCAATATGTACGAAAATATTATATAACTATATTGATAAGGGGATATTTATTTAATTAACAAATACACACTGCGACATTTATTATTGCAATTTATAGATGTTTTTTTAACACACCATTTTTACTTGACGATAACCGTTTTGCAGTATATCATTTATATGATAAAATATGTAATATAAATCAAAAAATTAAAAAAGTAAAACTACTAAGGGTGTGATTGTTTTCAGAAATTCTAATATAAAGCATTCAAAAGGTGCGTTTAGATTAATCAATATAAATATTATTTTTCTGTTGTTGTCATATGTTTTTCATATAATATATAAAAATGTAATATTTAAAACAAATGATTTGTATATTTTATTTTATAATTATTTTTCAACCTACATACCATTTATTATTTCAATTTATGTAACTACATATATTTTAAAATACATAAAGAAAAATACAGATGTTATCGAAAAAGTAGAAGTGACATTAGATGTATATAAGATTTTAATAATGGTATATATGTTTCATTATTGTATTAATACAGGTTCTTCTAGTATATCTGAAATAGCTCAATCATTAGGTTATTGTACAGGTTTTATTTATTTTTATAATGAAATAAAATATCAAAGATACTACAAAAAAAGTTATATACATGGTTGTGAAAATTACTTCTCATCAGCTTATATATATGAAAAAGTGTAACATAATAATTTGATTAATTTACCATATTAAACAAAGGCAAGATGATGGCTATCTTCTATGGAATAAAGAAAAAGACATGAAATATTCACTTAACGATTTACAAGTAAATTTTAAAAGAGAAGATACTAAATACTCAAAATCCAAAACAGATGAAGGATTTAGGACGAAAATGAAGAATTTCAATGAAGATGCTTGGAAAAAAGACGATATTCAATTGTCCTAAATGGTAACTTCGCAAAGTTTCTTCAAAATGAGAAACTAATGAAATTCTTGATGCAAACGAAAAACAAAGTATTAGTTGAAGCAAGTCCATATGATAATATATGGGGAATAGGTATGTCAGCTGAAAATGAAAAATAAAGAATCCTCTATTTTGAAAAGAGAGAACTTACTAGGCTTTGAATTGATGAAAGTAAGGGACGAGCTTCATAGAGTTTGTAAGAATTATGGTAAACTAGACTTGTAAAACAAAATACAACAATTCAATCTTTATTTTCTAGTTGATACAACTATACAGTAATAGAACTCGAAGGAGTGATTTTATGAAAGAACAAAATATTAAATTAAGTAAATTTATTAGTTTGATTCTTCGTCATAAGCCAGATGTTATAGGTGTAGAATTAGACCAAAATGGTTGGTGTGAGGTTGATGACTTATTACTTAAAATGAACAAAAAAGGTAAAAGAATAACTCAGAGTCTGCTTGATGAGATAGTTAGGACTGATAGCAAAGGGAGATATACATATAATAGTGATGGCACTAAAATACGTGCAAATCAAGGACATTCTATAGCTGTAGATGTCGAGCTACAAAAAGAAATTCCACCTAAATACCTTTATCATGGTACGATACAAAAGTATGTAACACCTATACTAAAAGAAGGTATAAAAAAAGGACAAAGACAATATGTACATCTGAGTACAAATATAGAAGTAGCGCAGACAGTAGGAAAGAGGCGAGGTATACCAGTAATTCTAAAAATAGAAGCAGGCAAAATGCACTTAGATGGCTATGAATTTTATTTATCAAAGAATAAAATCTGGTTATGCGATAATGTTCCGAGTAAGTATGTTAGTGTGATGTAATTTTAAATGTTGTAAAATGAAATCACGGTACGTGACAACAATAGTATAAGTATATAATAAAACCATAAAATTGTACAAAATTTTATGGTTTTATCATACGAGAAATTATGAAATAAAAGGGTTTTGATGATAAATATAGAAGTATTATGGGTGTATGGTTTTGGGCAATAGGGTTATATATTAATGAATTTACTTCTTGTAATTATGATTATAATGGGAAGCAAAAATGTTGTGACAAAAGTAGTTAAGATTTTAGTATTTTGTTAAGTTTAGAATGTGGTATTGTAAAATGCATTATAAAGTTTAACATTATCGATTAGTAAAAAATATTAATTATAATGTTTTATAAAAGTAGGTAGTTGCAAAACTAAAATATAAAAATGTGGATAACATTAATGTTTTAGCTTATAAATTTTAGATGAAGGGAACCATCTCTACACGTGATTGTATAGTCTTTTCAAATGTGTATAATCTTTGACGGTTCTGACAAGAGCCCGTTTCTTTTGATTTAAGTAAAAGCAATGTTTAGTAAAATAAACAAGGTGGAAAAGAAATATCAGAATAAATAGTTGAACAATTGAGTTTCCACTAAGATGGTTATTTTTAAACACATTGCTTATTATAAAAATAGGAAGTGAATTATTGTGATGTCAGCATTCAAAATGATTGCAGGAAGAATAGTACAATTTTTAATTGTAGCATTTACTGTCATACTACTGGTAGCCATACTTTTTAGAGGCAAAGATAAAAGTTTAATAAAAAGGTTTATTAAATTCTTAAGAAATGTAAAAGAAGGATATAAATACGCAACAGGTGAGAATGAGAAAATATCTAAAGTTATTTGTATTATTACACTAATAACATATATAATTATCACATTATATATTTTGTATGTTCAAATATATAACACGAATGGAGATAAAATACCACTAACAATATTTGCAACGATAATCGCAGCGATTCTTTTATATTATATAGTTGGAATACCTCTACTGATAATAAAAAAGATCGATGATTTTATAAGAACAATAGAAGATACGATAATAAGAAAGCATTTATCAGTAAGTTTTATTATCCTAGTTTGGTATAGTTTATTTTTTGTTTCAGCTGAGAGATATGTAACGGAATTATGGTATTTGGTTTTAATAGGACTTGCAATAGCTTATTTGCTTAATTTAAGAGTGATATTAGAAATAGTTTTAAAGCCTGTAGCACTAATAAATAAGAAAATTAATAGCGGAGAATTAAAGAAAAGCATCATATTAAATATTTGGATAGGTGCAATAATTGTTCTATTGATTATAATAATAAATCTATTTCTTAGCGTACTAGTAGTATATAAAGCATTCCCAAATGAAGCTTATAATCATACAAATATTGCTACTTTTGACCTGTTCTATTATACATTAATAACTTTTACCACAGTAGGGTATGGAGATATTGTTCCTAATATGATTATTACTAAAATATTGAGTGTTGTAATATCTTTTACAAGCGTTTTTTGTATTGTAGTTTTTCTAGGTTCGTTAGTATCATTAAATATAGAAAAAGAAGAAAGCCTATAATGGCTGATATACTACATTATAGAAAATCATAGTATATTCACTGGCTACTAAGAAAGTGTTTATTTTCAAAAACAATAATTCAAATCATTTTAAACTATAGTTTACTATTATTTTCATATGCCTTGCATCTAATATTTAAAAATGAAGCATTTGAAACATATAATTTAGTTCCTTTATTTTATAATTATTTTTCAACCTACATACCATTTATTATTTCAATTTATGTAACTACATATATTTTAAAGTACATAAAAAAGAATACAGATGTTATCGAAAGAGTAGAAGTGACATTAGATGTATATAAGATTGTAATAATGGTATATATGTTTCATTATTGTATTAATACTGGTTCTTCTAGCATATCTGAAATAGCTCAATCTTTAGGTTACTGTACAGGTTTTATTTATTTTTATAATGAAATAAAATATCAAAGATACTACCAAAAAAGTTATATACATGGTTGTAAAAATTACTTTTCATCAGCTTATATATATGAAAAAGTGTAACATAATAGTCTGATTAATTTACCATATTAAACAAAGGAAAATAGATTTTAAAAAAGCCTATCTATGTACCTAGTATACATAAAAAAATGAAGAGTTGACTAATAAGTCGATTTTTCATTTTTTCTTTTGGCAAAGTTGTTATGTTTGATTGTTAGATGTATAATAGTTTTATTGGTATATTTGAGATAGAGGTTATAAATATCATTATTGTTAATGGAGAATTTTAATGGTTTCATGGATTTTTTATGAAGGATGTATTAATTAATATGTTCTTATGAGAATGACATATA
Encoded proteins:
- a CDS encoding potassium channel family protein, which encodes MSAFKMIAGRIVQFLIVAFTVILLVAILFRGKDKSLIKRFIKFLRNVKEGYKYATGENEKISKVICIITLITYIIITLYILYVQIYNTNGDKIPLTIFATIIAAILLYYIVGIPLLIIKKIDDFIRTIEDTIIRKHLSVSFIILVWYSLFFVSAERYVTELWYLVLIGLAIAYLLNLRVILEIVLKPVALINKKINSGELKKSIILNIWIGAIIVLLIIIINLFLSVLVVYKAFPNEAYNHTNIATFDLFYYTLITFTTVGYGDIVPNMIITKILSVVISFTSVFCIVVFLGSLVSLNIEKEESL
- a CDS encoding GyrI-like domain-containing protein encodes the protein MGHYKNINESYNKLLNYINKSGMSIGNEAIEILLITSNIIVKHEEWRTQIQIPVKIKNRD
- a CDS encoding DUF3796 domain-containing protein, producing the protein MKKNHYKFMGFLGFLGFGGFQYFNNHNIATLSQFAFFGFFSYFWINKIGNEMTDERYIENSKNAKAFTLNIAIFEFIILFLIAPLNFVTKEILTVVSALCFASLILSYAITFYRFEKM
- a CDS encoding NADAR domain-containing protein, yielding MEKRRYSIVLNGNFAKFLQNEKLMKFLMQTKNKVLVEASPYDNIWGIGMSAENEK
- a CDS encoding nitroreductase family protein; this translates as MNKNYSNETMKLLYERASCRAFQNKEIPENVLNEIINAGLHAATGGNLQPYAIIKIVEDETKKRLVNDCDMQNLVANAPVNLLFCIDWRRIGRWAKACNAPFVATKSYRHFWIALQDTVICAQNICTAADAVGLGSVYIGTVESCFKELKSIFNLPEGVFPVVLVSLGYPIEYPAPANKLGIQAIVHEETYKDLDIDTLKELHDEKYNYKKFPLNQSNLSQIHEVASDIGGKKYADELLNNIETTGYINMAQRYFGLHYKANWSCVGNKDFVDTLLAYGFTWIKGEDFPVKNKE
- a CDS encoding RNA 2'-phosphotransferase; protein product: MKEQNIKLSKFISLILRHKPDVIGVELDQNGWCEVDDLLLKMNKKGKRITQSLLDEIVRTDSKGRYTYNSDGTKIRANQGHSIAVDVELQKEIPPKYLYHGTIQKYVTPILKEGIKKGQRQYVHLSTNIEVAQTVGKRRGIPVILKIEAGKMHLDGYEFYLSKNKIWLCDNVPSKYVSVM
- a CDS encoding helix-turn-helix transcriptional regulator, with the translated sequence MAEFKCYLKKYRHLAEMTQEELANKVNVRRETIIRLEAAKYNPSLKLAIDISRIVKAPIEDIFVFD